From Nicotiana tabacum cultivar K326 chromosome 15, ASM71507v2, whole genome shotgun sequence, the proteins below share one genomic window:
- the LOC107765919 gene encoding uncharacterized protein LOC107765919 yields MSEANSENCPSLPSNYVSIAQLQERWLKEKQRKQQEKEKQEKEKEEKKNPLNPVPQNHQKHKNLQNRENHSGKGWREVGLIAKEPKSKEVKITAPVVEESVDGGSRKKFKKKKGYFRNGKPRVGRDETNNMAKVSTSDVAKEEISIVESVENGGKELSKGKYQQNGKYKEVKEVATVCVAEDVGKNKVDKEHEKKKGYSGKRKPGIDRDITGNVAKVSTINVAKEAIMTVDSVENGGRELSKGKYQYNGIGKEIKEEATICMVVEVGQNKVDKDHEKKKGYFRKREERDGKGDMAKVSRISLVKEEIMTVDNVKNGGRELSKGKYKWNGEYKELKEGATVCMVEVVGENKEHEKDEEDVLVDVKERSNEKVRVRGGAFHGYGDKRRDVSLIDKIEKDVGNLSLSDRRRYGGHRRPSVGVYSGDKWRYGSTSRRYEPPKMLKNVWVKKGESSNGSVAETETQVDFSSQSTSQS; encoded by the coding sequence ATGTCTGAGGCTAATTCTGAAAATTGCCCTTCACTCCCCTCCAATTACGTCTCCATAGCCCAACTCCAAGAACGATGGCTCAAGGAGAAACAGAGAAAacaacaagaaaaggaaaaacaagaaaaagaaaaagaagaaaagaaaaacccaCTAAACCCAGTtcctcaaaatcatcaaaaacaTAAAAATCTGCAAAATCGTGAAAATCACAGTGGAAAAGGTTGGCGTGAGGTTGGTTTGATTGCTAAAGAACCTAAGTCAAAGGAGGTCAAAATCACTGCTCCTGTGGTTGAAGAAAGTGTTGATGGAGGATCAAggaaaaaatttaagaagaaaaaggGCTATTTTCGAAATGGCAAACCTAGGGTTGGAAGAGATGAAACAAATAATATGGCTAAAGTTTCAACTTCTGATGTGGCCAAGGAAGAAATCAGTATAGTAGAGAGTGTCGAAAATGGTGGAAAAGAATTATCTAAGGGTAAATATCAGCAGAATGGAAAATATAAGGAGGTCAAAGAAGTGGCTACTGTTTGCGTGGCGGAGGACGTAGGAAAAAACAAGGTAGATAAGGAACATGAGAAGAAAAAAGGCTATTCTGGTAAAAGGAAACCTGGGATTGATAGAGATATAACAGGAAATGTGGCTAAAGTTTCAACTATTAATGTGGCCAAGGAAGCAATCATGACAGTGGATAGTGTGGAAAATGGTGGAAGAGAATTATCTAAGGGTAAATATCAGTATAATGGAATAGGTAAGGAGATCAAAGAAGAGGCTACTATTTGCATGGTGGTGGAGGTAGGACAAAACAAGGTAGATAAGGATCATGAAAAGAAAAAGGGCTATTTtagaaaaagggaagaaagagaTGGAAAAGGAGATATGGCTAAAGTTTCAAGAATTAGTTTGGTCAAGGAAGAAATCATGACAGTGGATAATGTGAAAAATGGTGGAAGAGAATTATCTAAGGGAAAATATAAGTGGAATGGTGAGTATAAGGAATTGAAAGAAGGGGCTACTGTTTGTATGGTGGAGGTGGTAGGTGAAAACAAGGAACATGAGAAGGATGAGGAAGACGTTTTAGTTGATGTGAAAGAAAGAAGTAACGAGAAGGTGAGAGTGAGAGGTGGTGCATTTCATGGATATGGTGATAAGAGGAGAGATGTATCCTTGATAGATAAGATTGAGAAAGATGTTGGGAATTTGTCATTGAGTGATAGGAGGAGGTATGGTGGTCACAGGAGGCCGAGTGTCGGGGTGTATAGTGGTGACAAGTGGAGATATGGGAGTACTTCCAGAAGGTATGAACCGCCAAAAATGTTGAAAAATGTGTGGGTTAAAAAGGGGGAGTCTTCAAATGGTAGTGTTGCTGAAACTGAAACTCAG